Proteins co-encoded in one Arachis stenosperma cultivar V10309 chromosome 7, arast.V10309.gnm1.PFL2, whole genome shotgun sequence genomic window:
- the LOC130941751 gene encoding trifunctional UDP-glucose 4,6-dehydratase/UDP-4-keto-6-deoxy-D-glucose 3,5-epimerase/UDP-4-keto-L-rhamnose-reductase RHM1-like, translating to MATRYNPKNILITGAAGFIASHVCNRLIRNYPDYKVVVLDKLDYCSNLKNLLPSRCSSSFKFIKGDICSADIVNYILLTESIDTIMHFAAQTHVDNSFGNSFQFTQNNIYGTHVLLEACKVSGGQVKRFIHVSTDEVYGETDEDAVVGNHEACQLLPTNPYSATKAGAEMLVMAYGRSYGLPVITTRGNNVYGPNQFPEKLIPKFLLLAMNGKPLPIHGDGSNVRSYLYCEDVAEAFEVILHRGEVGHVYNIGTKKERRVIDVARNICNLFSLDPDTQIKFVENRPFNDQRYYLDDQKLKSLGWFERTTWEEGLRKTMDWYLKNPDWWGDVSGALIPHPRMLTMPGVDKNNGQDNASNVVIMNNSNQSKMVVPNARNNMKFLIYGGGGWIGGLLGKVCENQGIPFEFGKGNLEDRSQILVDIETIKPTHVFNVNGAITSALNLKWFEANKTETIGADVVGVLTLADVCNDYDLPMMNYVFGGNFEDKPNSNDSFYSKTQAKVEELLKDYENVCILKIQFPVSSDLSNPQNFITKMTRSDKVANVAASITVLDELLPISIEMAQKNLKGVWDLTNPDTVTCNEVLEMYKDYIDPCLKWNNFTPKEEAQFSTQYNNGVDASKLKKEFPQLLSIKDSLIKYVFEPKTKSLVH from the exons ATGGCAACAAGATACAATCCAAAGAACATTCTGATAACTGGAGCAGCTGGTTTCATTGCATCACATGTATGCAACAGGCTAATAAGAAACTACCCTGATTACAAGGTTGTTGTTCTTGACAAGCTTGATTACTGTTCAAATCTGAAGAACCTGCTTCCATCAAGATGTTCTTCAAGTTTCAAGTTCATCAAGGGAGATATATGCAGTGCTGACATTGTTAACTACATTCTTCTCACTGAGTCCATTGATACCATAATGCACTTTGCAGCACAGACTCATGTTGATAACTCCTTTGGCAACAGCTTTCAGTTCACTCAGAACAACATCTATGGAACTCATGTTCTCTTGGAAGCTTGCAAAGTTAGTGGTGGACAAGTTAAGAGGTTCATCCATGTCAGCACAGATGAAGTTTATG GTGAGACAGATGAGGATGCAGTTGTAGGAAACCATGAGGCATGTCAACTTCTACCTACAAATCCATATTCAGCAACAAAAGCTGGTGCTGAAATGCTGGTAATGGCTTATGGTAGATCCTATGGTTTACCTGTTATAACAACAAGAGGGAACAATGTCTATGGCCCTAACCAGTTCCCAGAGAAGCTGATTCCAAAGTTCTTGCTCTTAGCCATGAATGGAAAGCCACTACCAATTCATGGAGATGGATCAAATGTGAGAAGCTATCTGTATTGTGAAGATGTTGCTGAGGCCTTTGAGGTCATTCTCCATAGAGGTGAAGTAGGACATGTTTACAACATTGGTACAAAGAAGGAGAGAAGAGTGATTGATGTTGCAAGGAACATATGCAACTTGTTCTCTTTGGATCCTGATACACAAATCAAGTTTGTTGAGAATAGGCCTTTCAATGATCAAAGGTACTATTTGGATGATCAGAAGTTGAAGAGTTTGGGATGGTTTGAGAGAACAACTTGGGAAGAAGGACTAAGAAAAACAATGGATTGGTATCTTAAGAATCCTGATTGGTGGGGTGATGTTTCTGGTGCTTTGATTCCTCATCCAAGAATGTTAACTATGCCTGGAGTTGACAAGAACAATGGCCAAGATAATGCTTCTAATGTTGTTATTATGAACAATTCTAATCAGAGCAAAATGGTGGTTCCAAATGCAAGGAACAATATGAAGTTCTTGATATATGGTGGTGGAGGATGGATTGGAGGACTTCTTGGGAAAGTTTGTGAGAATCAAGGGATACCCTTTGAGTTTGGAAAGGGGAATTTAGAAGATAGGTCACAAATCTTGGTTGATATTGAAACTATTAAGCCAACTCATGTTTTTAATGTTAATGGTGCCATCACTAGTGCATTGAATTTGAAGTGGTTTGAGGCAAACAAAACAGAAACTATTGGTGCTGATGTTGTTGGTGTGCTAACCTTAGCAGATGTCTGCAATGATTATGATCTTCCCATGATGAATTATGTCTTTGGTGGTAACTTTGAAGATAAACCaaattctaatgattctttcTACTCTAAAACCCAAGCCAAG GTTGAAGAGCTTTTAAAGGATTATGAAAATGTATGCATTCTCAAAATTCAATTTCCAGTATCCTCTGATCTTAGCAATCCACAAAACTTCATCACTAAGATGACAAGATCTGATAAAGTGGCTAATGTTGCTGCTAGCATCACTGTTTTGGATGAACTTCTTCCAATTTCAATTGAGATGGCACAAAAGAATTTGAAGGGTGTTTGGGACTTAACAAATCCTGATACTGTGACATGCAATGAGGTTCTTGAGATGTACAAGGATTATATTGATCCTTGTTTGAAGTGGAATAATTTCACACctaaagaagaggctcaattttCTACTCAATACAACAATGGAGTTGATGCATCAAAATTGAAGAAGGAATTTCCTCAGCTCCTATCTATTAAAGATTCTTTGATTAAATATGTCTTTGAGCCAAAGACAAAAAGCTTAGTGCATTGA
- the LOC130941444 gene encoding uncharacterized protein LOC130941444 — protein sequence MKHLNAVSFTSDSTLPTQLTTQHSTTPIKYSVPPHDSIVKTSSPCGIMMKRGYKSKSWNGSQNCRVPLLVISLGLMLMLVLVIVFVVLQNDDGKPNLAHEINDDQKTSLASEIPQQKWNNFDSVVKLKPTRETRNGTDVIWQVPEAPKGVLFLAHGCDGRAVNFWDRSPQCPDCVGLPEERLLVLNALARGFAVITISSAGRCWAYNGVEKFVVKDIIKWFVGKEKLEKLPLVALGASSGGYFVSLLPTIMKFNSIVLMIAEGMFEKFDVEENYPPTLFVHMPKDLYRQQKIDEYVEILKEKGIAADVVECMELPLSPNFLADRVPGLDQSLSRRLFEFFRKEGFIDRNGYMKKDGRVTKWRKVLQEKKNFLVDKHLVPHIQEELNLAFAYHEMTSVHSDKIFKWFESHMS from the exons ATGAAACACCTGAATGCAGTTTCTTTCACATCAGATTCAACGCTCCCAACTCAACTCACAACTCAAcattcaacaacaccaatcAAATATTCAGTTCCGCCACATGATTCCAT TGTGAAGACTTCATCACCTTGTGGCATCATGATGAAGCGTGGTTACAAATCCAAGTCATGGAATGGTTCTCAGAATTGCAGGGTCCCTTTGCTTGTCATTTCTCTTGGATTGATGCTGATGCTAGTGTTAGTGATTGTTTTTGTAGTGCTTCAGAACGATGATGGAAAACCTAATTTAGCTCATGAAATTAATGATGACCAGAAAACAAGTTTAGCTTCTGAAATACCTCAACAAAAGTGGAATAACTTTGACTCGGTGGTGAAATTGAAGCCAACAAGAGAGACTAGGAATGGAACGGATGTGATTTGGCAAGTGCCTGAAGCACCTAAAGGTGTTCTCTTTCTGGCACATGGATGCGATGGCCGTGCTGTTAACTTTTGGGACCGATCCCCTCAGTGCCCTGATTGTGTTGGTTTGCCCGAAGAACGGCTGCTTGTTCTTAACGCCCTTGCTCGGGGTTTTGCCGTGATCACCATTTCGAGTGCTGGAAGATGTTGGGCTTATAACGGTGTGGAAAAGTTTGTAGTCAAAGACATTATCAAATGGTTTGTTGGTAAAGAGAAGCTTGAGAAACTTCCCCTGGTTGCTCTTGGTGCTTCGTCTGGGGGATATTTTGTATCATTGCTTCCAACCATTATGAAGTTTAATAGTATTGTCCTCATGATTGCTGAGGGAATGTTTGAGAAATTTGATGTTGAAGAAAACTACCCGCCTACCCTATTCGTTCACATGCCAAAGGATCTGTATAGGCAGCAGAAAATAGATGAATATGTGGAGATTTTGAAAGAGAAAGGGATTGctgctgatgttgttgaatgCATGGAGCTCCCATTATCACCAAACTTTTTAGCAGATAGAGTTCCGGGTCTTGATCAGAGCCTTTCCCGAAGGTTATTCGAATTCTTTCGCAAAGAGGGATTTATTGATCGCAATGGATATATGAAGAAAGACGGACGTGTAACAAAATGGAGAAAGGTACTTCAGGAGAAGAAAAATTTCTTGGTGGATAAGCATCTGGTACCCCATATCCAGGAGGAGCTAAACCTTGCATTTGCCTATCATGAGATGACTAGTGTGCATTCGGATAAAATCTTCAAGTGGTTTGAATCTCATATGAGCTGA
- the LOC130940776 gene encoding protodermal factor 1-like: MERKRSYHGLLTMLTLLALLSQHLVIPVISTTVEGHNKAPKKGVSTSLCSHHGHHSHHHGSGCGSSTPSHGGSGSSGGGGSYNPTPSPPSGGGSYNPSPSSPSGGGSCSPSPSPPSGSGSGSGSYNPTPSPPSGGNCGSPPEGSSPTTPSNPPSGGGGYYGSPPDEPSPSTPSTPDTPSSPPSGGGGSYNPTPSPPSGGGGSYNPTPSPPSGSGSGSYNPTPSPPSGGNCGSPPEGSSPTTPATPETPLSPDAPSNPPSGGGGYYGSPPDEPSPTTPTTPETPLSPDAPSSPPSGGGGYYGSPPQEPSTPTPLTPDAPSNPPSGGGGYYGSPPQEPSTPTPLTPDAPSNPPSGGGYYNSPPTYGGSPPTYGGNSPPTPIDPGTNPTPPYIPSPSPFTGTCNYWRTHPGIIWGLLGWWGSLGNAFGVTSMPGLGTGLSLPQALSNTRTDGFGALYREGTASFLNSLVNNKFPYTTAQVRDRFAASLVSNKAAEAQANLFRMANEGKMKPRT, encoded by the exons ATGGAGAGGAAAAGAAGTTATCATGGTTTACTTACCATGTTAACATTGCTGGCTTTGCTTTCTCAGCACCTTGTCATTCCTGTAATATCCACCACTGTTGAAGGCCACAATAAGGCTCCCAAAAAGGGTGTATCCACCTCTCTAT GCTCACACCATGGTCACCATTCTCATCATCATGGCTCTGGATGTGGAAGCTCAACACCCTCTCATGGAGGTAGTGGAAGCTCTGGGGGTGGTGGAAGCTACAACCCAACCCCATCACCACCTTCAGGTGGTGGAAGCTACAATCCAAGCCCCTCATCACCCTCAGGTGGTGGAAGCTGCAGCCCAAGCCCTTCACCACCCTCTGGTAGTGGAAGCGGAAGTGGAAGTTATAATCCAACCCCATCACCACCCTCAGGTGGCAATTGTGGATCACCACCAGAGGGATCATCTCCAACAACACCATCAAACCCTCCCTCAGGAGGTGGTGGCTACTATGGATCACCACCTGATGAACCTTCTCCATCAACACCCTCAACTCCAGATACACCATCAAGCCCTCCCTCAGGTGGTGGTGGAAGCTACAATCCAACCCCGTCACCGCCCTCAGGTGGTGGTGGAAGCTACAATCCAACCCCATCACCACCCTCAGGTAGTGGTAGTGGAAGTTATAATCCAACGCCATCGCCACCCTCAGGTGGCAATTGTGGATCACCACCTGAAGGATCATCTCCAACAACACCCGCTACTCCAGAAACACCCTTATCTCCAGATGCACCATCAAACCCTCCCTCAGGAGGTGGTGGCTACTATGGATCACCACCTGATGAACCTTCTCCAACAACACCCACTACTCCAGAAACACCTTTATCTCCAGATGCACCATCAAGCCCTCCCTCAGGTGGTGGTGGCTACTATGGATCACCACCACAAGAACCTTCTACTCCAACGCCCTTAACTCCAGATGCACCATCAAACCCTCCCTCCGGAGGTGGTGGATACTATGGATCACCACCACAGGAACCTTCTACTCCAACACCTTTAACTCCAGATGCACCATCAAACCCACCCTCAGGTGGTGGTTACTATAACTCCCCACCAACTTATGGAGGCTCTCCACCAACTTATGGAGGAAATAGCCCTCCAACACCAATTGATCCAGGAACCAATCCAACCCCACCCTACATTCCTTCCCCATCTCCCTTCACGGGTACATGCAA CTACTGGAGAACTCACCCAGGAATCATCTGGGGATTGCTTGGCTGGTGGGGCTCCTTAGGGAATGCATTCGGTGTCACCAGCATGCCGGGGCTTGGTACAGGTCTGAGCTTGCCACAGGCACTTTCCAACACAAGAACTGATGGGTTTGGAGCACTCTACAGAGAAGGGACAGCTTCTTTCCTCAACTCCTTGGTGAACAACAAGTTCCCTTACACAACAGCACAAGTCAGAGACAGATTTGCAGCATCACTTGTCTCAAACAAGGCAGCAGAAGCACAAGCCAACCTATTCAGGATGGCCAATGAGGGGAAAATGAAGCCTCGGACATGA